One Azospirillum sp. B510 genomic window carries:
- a CDS encoding dynamin family protein: MTPRQALQQRLAALDAHLRAENPNLLPVIPTFRAFDRILAGLGLIERHDSLTTRIPWWPMVAVLGTFSAGKSTFLNGYLGEVLQNTGNQAVDDKFTVICHGPETRKEALPGTALNADPRFPFYRIADEIEKVAAGEGKRIDNYLQLKTLAGPRTKGKIFIDSPGFDADDQRRSVLRLVDHIVELSDLVLVFFDARHPEPGAMQDTLRHLVAKTVNRADARKVCYILNQVDTTAKEDNLEAVFGAWQRAIAQAGLVSGRFYAIYDQRSAVDIEDDGRRARYEARRDHDLAEIQTRISEVEVARAYRIIGSIDSLTKELEGEVVPKLREAMAAWRSRVLIGDAVWGVLLLASLGAVIQTVGGGFGAFLGWLWDGVESGLPLRPVGAALLLGGLFLAGHFKIRQFFAQRVASSLSDRFGDVDLNLRQAFLKNTRFFRSIFAKQPAGWGGRARKAIFAIREATAVHVQRVNDLYTDPAGRRAREAAAASGTAR, translated from the coding sequence ATGACCCCCCGGCAAGCCCTTCAGCAGCGCCTCGCGGCTTTGGATGCCCACCTGCGCGCGGAGAATCCCAACCTGTTGCCGGTCATTCCGACCTTCCGCGCCTTCGACCGCATCCTGGCCGGACTCGGGCTGATCGAGCGTCACGACTCGCTGACCACCCGCATCCCCTGGTGGCCGATGGTGGCCGTGCTCGGCACCTTCTCGGCCGGCAAATCGACCTTTCTCAACGGCTATCTGGGGGAGGTGCTTCAGAACACCGGCAACCAGGCGGTCGACGACAAGTTCACCGTCATCTGTCACGGGCCGGAGACCCGCAAGGAGGCGCTGCCCGGCACCGCGCTGAACGCCGATCCGCGCTTTCCCTTCTACCGCATCGCCGACGAGATCGAGAAGGTGGCGGCCGGCGAGGGCAAACGCATCGACAATTACCTGCAACTGAAGACGCTGGCCGGGCCGCGGACCAAGGGCAAGATTTTCATCGATTCGCCGGGCTTCGACGCCGACGACCAGCGCCGCTCCGTCCTGCGGCTGGTCGACCATATCGTCGAGCTGTCGGACCTCGTGCTCGTCTTCTTCGACGCCCGCCACCCCGAACCGGGGGCCATGCAGGACACGCTGCGGCATCTGGTCGCCAAGACGGTCAACCGCGCCGACGCCCGCAAGGTCTGCTACATCCTCAATCAGGTCGATACCACGGCGAAAGAGGACAATCTGGAGGCGGTGTTCGGCGCCTGGCAGCGCGCCATCGCCCAGGCCGGGCTGGTGTCGGGCCGCTTCTACGCCATCTACGACCAGCGTTCCGCCGTCGATATCGAGGATGACGGCCGCCGCGCCCGCTACGAGGCGCGCCGTGACCATGACCTCGCCGAAATCCAGACCCGCATCAGCGAGGTGGAGGTCGCCCGCGCCTACCGCATCATCGGCTCCATCGACAGCCTGACCAAGGAGCTGGAGGGGGAGGTCGTGCCGAAACTGCGCGAGGCGATGGCGGCATGGCGCAGCCGCGTACTGATCGGCGACGCGGTGTGGGGCGTTCTGCTGCTGGCGTCGCTGGGGGCTGTGATCCAGACGGTGGGCGGCGGTTTCGGCGCCTTCCTGGGCTGGCTGTGGGATGGTGTCGAGAGCGGGCTGCCGCTGCGTCCGGTCGGCGCCGCCCTGCTGCTCGGCGGCCTGTTCCTGGCCGGGCATTTCAAGATCCGGCAATTCTTCGCCCAGCGCGTCGCCTCGTCGCTCAGCGACCGGTTCGGCGACGTCGATCTGAACCTGCGTCAGGCCTTCCTGAAGAACACGCGGTTCTTCCGGTCGATCTTCGCCAAGCAGCCGGCTGGCTGGGGCGGACGGGCGCGCAAGGCGATCTTCGCCATCCGCGAGGCGACGGCGGTGCATGTCCAGCGCGTCAACGATCTCTACACCGATCCGGCCGGCCGGCGCGCCAGGGAGGCGGCCGCGGCCTCCGGCACGGCCAGGTGA
- the accC gene encoding acetyl-CoA carboxylase biotin carboxylase subunit, with product MFEKVLIANRGEIALRIHRACREMGIQTVAVHSTADADAMHVRLADESVCIGPASARDSYLNIPAILSAAAITNVDAIHPGIGFLSENAQFAEMVEEHGFTFIGPTPEHIRIMGDKVTAKKTVMEQGLPVVPGSDGPVSTLEEAEKVAHETGYPVLIKAAAGGGGKGMKVARNPDQLKEAYQFARAEARAAFGNDEVYLEKYLGRPRHIEIQLLGDTHGTCVHFGERDCSVQRRHQKVIEEAPSPALNTEQRAYIGELAAKTAAAIGYRGVGTMEFLYEDGQFYFIEMNTRLQVEHTITEMITGIDLVREQIRVAAGAPLGYGQSDIRFEGHAIECRVNAENPETFIPSPGKIDGYHAPGGLGVRVDSALYDGYRVPSHYDSLIAKLVVHGTTRNECLMRLRRSIEEYVIGGIQTTLPLHDRIIAEQAFIDGNYDIHWLEQLMAKS from the coding sequence ATGTTCGAAAAGGTCCTGATCGCGAACCGTGGTGAGATCGCTCTGCGCATCCACCGCGCCTGCCGCGAGATGGGGATCCAGACCGTGGCGGTGCATTCCACCGCCGACGCCGACGCCATGCATGTCCGCCTCGCCGACGAGAGCGTGTGCATCGGCCCGGCGTCGGCGCGGGACAGCTATCTCAACATTCCGGCCATCCTGTCGGCGGCGGCGATCACCAATGTCGACGCCATCCATCCCGGCATCGGCTTCCTGTCGGAGAACGCCCAGTTCGCCGAGATGGTGGAGGAACACGGCTTCACCTTCATCGGCCCGACGCCGGAGCATATCCGGATCATGGGCGACAAGGTCACCGCCAAGAAGACGGTGATGGAGCAGGGGCTGCCGGTGGTGCCCGGCTCCGACGGCCCGGTCTCGACGCTGGAGGAGGCGGAGAAGGTCGCCCACGAGACCGGCTATCCGGTGCTGATCAAGGCGGCGGCCGGCGGCGGCGGCAAGGGCATGAAGGTCGCCCGCAACCCCGACCAGCTCAAGGAGGCCTACCAGTTCGCCCGGGCCGAGGCGCGCGCCGCCTTCGGCAACGACGAGGTCTATCTGGAGAAGTATCTCGGCCGTCCGCGGCACATCGAGATCCAGCTGCTGGGCGACACCCACGGCACCTGCGTGCATTTCGGCGAGCGCGACTGCTCGGTCCAGCGCCGGCACCAGAAGGTGATCGAGGAGGCGCCGAGCCCGGCGCTGAACACCGAGCAGCGCGCCTATATCGGCGAGCTGGCGGCGAAGACGGCGGCGGCCATCGGCTACCGCGGCGTCGGCACGATGGAGTTCCTCTATGAGGATGGGCAGTTCTATTTCATCGAGATGAACACCCGCCTTCAGGTCGAGCACACCATCACCGAGATGATCACCGGCATCGATCTGGTGCGCGAACAGATCCGCGTCGCCGCCGGCGCGCCGCTGGGCTACGGCCAGTCGGACATCCGCTTCGAGGGCCATGCCATCGAATGCCGGGTGAACGCGGAGAATCCGGAGACCTTCATCCCGTCGCCGGGCAAGATCGACGGCTATCACGCGCCGGGCGGCCTGGGGGTTCGCGTCGATTCGGCGCTCTATGACGGCTATCGCGTGCCGTCGCATTACGACAGCCTGATCGCCAAGCTGGTCGTCCATGGCACCACCCGCAACGAGTGCCTGATGCGCCTGCGCCGCTCCATCGAGGAGTATGTGATCGGCGGCATCCAGACGACGCTGCCGCTGCATGACCGCATCATCGCCGAGCAGGCCTTCATCGATGGCAATTACGACATCCACTGGCTGGAACAGTTGATGGCGAAGTCCTGA
- a CDS encoding methyl-accepting chemotaxis protein, with protein MRLNEPITDREIIMEDGVLLVSRTDTGGRITFVNKAFVDISGYSEAELIGAPHNLIRHPHMPKEAFADLWTTIKDGRPWEGLVKNRTKSGDFYWVRANVTPVIENGQVTGFISIRTKPVRGQVAAAERLYTDIREGRARHLMVRDGQAVGRGAGSALRRWTATVTGRLVMIFAFMILSMLVVGGVTLGGMAASNASLKAVYEDRTVPAVQLGGILDHMRDQVQTLQSLIIDARGARDGGGGRMAERQARIAADTAAIDALWTGFAATHMTPEETVLAGRFAEQRAAFQAGGLKPAVELARQGDPLRLEALVRDQVEPLFQAAFQTSADLLQLQLTVARADYDRALEDFRWHLVFAVGAGLVVLVAALSCGLMLLHTVRRPLAAFAADFDAIARNDQSHIIDLPAAAEFHPIAGQLRGLKARLCYAVQERVERARQADEERRDALEAMAATVEREAGRAVEEVAQRTGAMAEDAEGMSGSAERVSINAQTVASAAGQALANAQTVAAASEQLAASIREISSQVAHSSAVTRRAVENGHNTQATIRSLSETVAKVGEVVNLIQSIAGQTNLLALNATIEAARAGEAGKGFAVVASEVKSLANQTAASTEEITRQITAIQAVTDEAVWAVEEIGRTIAEIDHIAGSIAAAMEEQAAATQEISRNVVETSTAAQEVSHRIAAVSAEADRTGAQAAHVKNGSGDVARSIESLRKVLVRIVRTSTGDADRRRKPRYQVDETGTLLVGGDRLAVTVRNLSVGGAMIDPVTATDGRSLAGAVGHLRLDRFGAETEIVVKAVEHNRIHLAFVAEAMARDFTRAVETATRDRPPIDVAA; from the coding sequence ATGCGTCTCAACGAACCGATCACCGACCGCGAAATCATCATGGAGGACGGTGTCCTGCTGGTGTCGCGCACAGACACGGGCGGGCGCATCACCTTCGTCAACAAGGCCTTCGTCGACATCAGCGGCTATTCCGAAGCCGAATTGATCGGGGCGCCGCACAATCTGATCCGCCATCCCCACATGCCGAAGGAGGCGTTCGCCGACCTTTGGACGACCATCAAGGACGGGCGGCCGTGGGAAGGGCTGGTGAAGAACCGGACGAAGTCGGGTGACTTCTACTGGGTGCGGGCCAATGTCACGCCGGTGATCGAGAATGGACAGGTGACCGGCTTCATCTCCATCCGCACCAAGCCGGTGCGCGGGCAGGTGGCAGCGGCGGAACGGCTCTACACCGATATCCGCGAAGGGCGCGCGCGCCATCTGATGGTGCGGGACGGGCAGGCGGTCGGCCGTGGCGCCGGATCGGCGTTGCGGCGCTGGACCGCGACGGTGACCGGACGTCTGGTCATGATCTTCGCCTTCATGATCCTGTCGATGCTGGTGGTCGGCGGCGTCACCCTGGGCGGCATGGCCGCCAGCAACGCGTCGTTGAAGGCGGTGTACGAGGATCGGACGGTGCCGGCGGTGCAGCTCGGCGGCATCCTCGACCATATGCGCGATCAGGTGCAGACGTTGCAGAGCCTGATCATCGACGCCCGCGGCGCCCGTGACGGCGGCGGCGGGAGGATGGCCGAGCGCCAGGCGCGCATCGCCGCCGACACCGCCGCCATCGACGCGTTGTGGACCGGATTCGCCGCCACCCATATGACGCCCGAGGAGACGGTGTTGGCCGGGCGCTTCGCCGAGCAGCGCGCCGCCTTCCAGGCGGGCGGGCTGAAGCCGGCGGTGGAACTGGCGCGCCAGGGCGATCCGCTGCGGCTGGAGGCGCTGGTCCGCGATCAGGTGGAGCCGCTGTTCCAGGCCGCCTTCCAGACCAGCGCCGACCTGCTGCAACTGCAATTGACCGTCGCCAGGGCCGACTATGACCGGGCGCTGGAGGATTTCCGCTGGCATCTGGTCTTCGCCGTCGGCGCCGGGCTCGTCGTTCTGGTGGCGGCCCTGTCCTGCGGTCTGATGCTGCTGCACACCGTGCGCCGTCCGCTCGCCGCCTTCGCCGCCGATTTCGACGCCATCGCCCGCAACGACCAGTCCCACATCATCGACCTGCCGGCGGCGGCGGAGTTCCATCCCATCGCCGGGCAGCTTCGCGGCCTGAAGGCCCGGCTCTGCTATGCCGTGCAGGAGCGCGTCGAGCGCGCCCGGCAGGCCGACGAGGAGCGGCGCGACGCACTGGAGGCGATGGCCGCCACGGTGGAACGCGAGGCCGGCCGCGCGGTGGAGGAGGTCGCCCAGCGGACCGGGGCCATGGCCGAGGATGCCGAAGGGATGTCCGGGTCGGCGGAGCGGGTCAGCATCAACGCCCAGACCGTGGCCTCGGCCGCCGGGCAGGCGCTGGCCAACGCCCAGACGGTCGCCGCCGCCAGCGAGCAGCTCGCTGCCTCCATCCGCGAGATCTCGTCCCAGGTCGCCCATTCCAGCGCAGTGACCCGCCGCGCGGTGGAGAATGGCCACAACACCCAGGCCACCATCCGCTCGCTGTCGGAGACCGTGGCGAAGGTGGGCGAGGTGGTGAACCTCATCCAGTCGATCGCCGGCCAGACCAACCTGCTGGCGCTGAACGCCACGATCGAGGCGGCGCGGGCGGGGGAGGCCGGCAAGGGTTTCGCCGTCGTCGCCAGCGAGGTCAAGAGCCTCGCCAACCAGACCGCGGCCTCGACCGAGGAGATCACCCGCCAGATCACCGCCATCCAGGCGGTGACCGACGAGGCGGTGTGGGCGGTGGAGGAGATCGGCCGGACGATCGCCGAGATCGACCACATCGCCGGTTCGATCGCCGCGGCGATGGAGGAGCAGGCGGCGGCGACCCAGGAGATCAGCCGCAACGTGGTGGAAACCTCCACCGCCGCGCAAGAGGTGTCGCACCGCATCGCCGCCGTCTCGGCGGAGGCCGACCGCACCGGCGCGCAGGCGGCCCACGTCAAGAACGGATCGGGCGATGTCGCCCGATCCATAGAGTCCCTGCGCAAGGTCCTGGTCCGCATCGTCCGCACCTCCACCGGCGACGCCGACCGGCGGCGCAAGCCGCGCTACCAGGTCGATGAGACGGGGACGCTGCTGGTCGGCGGCGACCGTCTGGCGGTGACCGTGCGCAACCTGTCCGTCGGTGGTGCCATGATCGACCCGGTGACGGCGACCGACGGCCGCTCGCTCGCCGGGGCCGTCGGTCATCTCCGGCTCGACCGTTTCGGCGCCGAGACCGAGATCGTGGTGAAGGCGGTCGAGCACAACCGCATCCATCTCGCCTTCGTCGCGGAGGCGATGGCCCGCGATTTCACCCGCGCCGTGGAGACCGCCACCAGGGATCGGCCGCCGATCGATGTCGCCGCCTGA
- a CDS encoding DUF882 domain-containing protein: MHLGDDERAAPAIGRRGFLGFAAAAVSALPAASGIATGLATSVVTAPVLLGAGTAEAAPLAGGVRRISLHNINTQERFDGVYWADGQYKPEVLRKLDVLLRDHRAKQVCRYDPRLFDLLARVHQSVGSDDPFEVICGYRSRRTNAMARRRSRGVAKESYHTRGMAIDIRLPDTQLRAISETAKGMQSGGVGYYPRSGFVHLDVGPVRSW, translated from the coding sequence ATGCATTTGGGGGATGACGAGCGTGCCGCTCCGGCCATCGGGCGGCGCGGGTTCCTTGGTTTTGCCGCCGCGGCGGTATCCGCCCTTCCGGCCGCATCGGGGATTGCGACCGGTCTTGCCACCAGCGTGGTGACGGCTCCGGTCCTCCTGGGTGCGGGCACGGCGGAAGCCGCCCCGCTGGCGGGCGGCGTCCGTCGTATCAGCCTGCACAACATCAACACCCAGGAACGCTTTGACGGCGTCTATTGGGCCGACGGCCAGTACAAGCCGGAGGTGCTGCGCAAGCTGGATGTGCTTTTGCGCGACCATCGGGCCAAGCAGGTCTGCCGTTACGACCCGCGTCTGTTCGATCTGCTCGCCCGCGTGCATCAGAGCGTCGGCTCCGATGATCCGTTCGAGGTCATTTGCGGTTACCGGTCCCGGCGCACCAACGCGATGGCGCGGCGCCGGTCGCGCGGGGTGGCCAAGGAAAGCTATCACACCCGCGGCATGGCCATCGACATTCGTCTGCCGGATACCCAACTGCGCGCCATTTCCGAGACCGCGAAGGGGATGCAGTCGGGCGGTGTCGGCTATTACCCGCGCAGCGGTTTCGTCCATCTCGACGTCGGTCCGGTTCGCAGCTGGTAA
- a CDS encoding CoxG family protein, with protein sequence MDITGTHSVPGPRDRVFAALCDPAVLMRCIPVLEEMERLSATDYAARVRTTLGPMKARFSGRLRLEPEDGPHRYRLVAQGDGGLAGAVKGEALVVLVEEEGRTLLTYSLSVALGGAVGRLAVKLVQAKTDRVLAAFFERFAEEVGDRDG encoded by the coding sequence ATGGACATCACCGGCACCCACAGCGTCCCCGGACCGCGCGACCGCGTGTTCGCGGCGCTCTGCGACCCGGCGGTCCTGATGCGCTGCATCCCCGTGCTGGAGGAGATGGAGCGGCTGTCCGCCACCGACTATGCGGCACGGGTGCGCACCACCCTGGGGCCGATGAAGGCCCGCTTTTCCGGCCGGCTGCGGCTGGAGCCGGAGGACGGCCCCCATCGCTACCGGCTGGTCGCCCAGGGCGATGGCGGGTTGGCCGGCGCGGTGAAGGGCGAGGCGCTGGTGGTGCTGGTGGAGGAGGAAGGACGTACCCTGCTGACCTACAGCCTGTCGGTGGCGCTGGGCGGAGCCGTCGGCCGGCTGGCGGTGAAGCTGGTGCAGGCCAAGACCGACCGGGTGCTCGCCGCCTTCTTCGAGCGCTTCGCCGAGGAGGTCGGCGACCGCGACGGCTGA
- a CDS encoding response regulator — protein sequence MDTPVIDYSQHRILVVEDQPFVRRTIVQILSQIGFRDVAEADNGETAMQECIRVNPELIVCDIDMKPVSGLQFLARLRASADAANPRAPVVFLTNHTESEIVKQAMALGVNGFVVKPPSFAALKERVDRLLGGR from the coding sequence ATGGACACGCCGGTGATCGACTATTCCCAGCATCGGATTCTGGTGGTGGAGGATCAACCCTTCGTCCGCCGCACCATCGTTCAGATCCTGAGCCAGATCGGCTTCCGCGACGTGGCGGAGGCGGACAATGGCGAGACGGCGATGCAGGAATGCATCCGGGTCAATCCCGAACTGATCGTCTGCGATATCGACATGAAGCCGGTCTCCGGTCTCCAGTTCCTGGCCCGCCTGCGCGCCAGCGCCGACGCCGCCAACCCACGCGCGCCGGTGGTCTTCCTGACCAATCACACCGAATCGGAGATCGTGAAGCAGGCGATGGCGCTCGGCGTCAACGGCTTCGTGGTCAAGCCGCCCTCCTTCGCCGCGCTGAAGGAGCGGGTGGACAGGCTGCTGGGGGGGCGGTGA
- a CDS encoding helix-turn-helix domain-containing protein, whose product MPIGIWHSVTNIQKFSLEPRQRMCEQSFHSRKQRRQKTGHWRPMDMSEPTARKRGRRGSPESWSVDAHVGQRVRMRRTLLGMSQEKLGEAIGLTFQQVQKYERGSNRISAGTLYRLGQVLDVPVSFFFDTYNDAGPRRSRGGFEEPDDNNSQISRREARLLRLWRAAPSHVSDEMLSLLSALSPEIKDPPDGSADGDDGEDNPSPLTPPSFDITTPSATPSSGSGGLSNGEIVIATQDSDGARKSNRVPRGDGVRVKQAKATDDSGQGKARRRHGAVWDPTDILRATKPPSRN is encoded by the coding sequence ATGCCTATCGGAATATGGCATTCAGTCACCAATATTCAAAAGTTTTCTCTTGAACCCAGACAAAGAATGTGTGAACAATCTTTTCATTCTCGCAAACAGAGGCGACAGAAGACTGGGCACTGGAGACCAATGGACATGAGTGAGCCGACGGCACGCAAAAGAGGACGACGCGGATCGCCGGAATCCTGGTCTGTGGATGCCCATGTCGGGCAGCGCGTACGGATGCGGCGGACCCTTCTGGGGATGAGCCAGGAAAAGCTGGGCGAGGCGATCGGCCTGACCTTTCAACAGGTTCAGAAATACGAACGCGGTTCCAACCGCATATCCGCCGGCACCCTTTATCGCCTTGGCCAGGTTCTGGATGTCCCGGTCAGCTTCTTCTTCGACACATACAATGATGCCGGGCCACGCCGTTCGCGCGGTGGTTTCGAGGAGCCGGACGACAACAACAGCCAGATCAGCCGGCGCGAGGCACGGCTTCTGCGCCTGTGGCGGGCCGCCCCGTCCCATGTTTCCGACGAGATGCTTTCCCTGCTGTCCGCCCTGTCACCGGAGATCAAGGATCCACCCGACGGATCCGCCGACGGTGACGACGGCGAGGACAACCCCTCCCCGCTCACGCCCCCATCGTTCGACATCACCACGCCAAGCGCAACGCCGTCTTCCGGCAGCGGCGGTCTTTCCAATGGCGAGATCGTTATCGCCACGCAGGACTCCGATGGCGCCCGCAAATCCAACCGGGTGCCCCGCGGCGACGGCGTTCGGGTCAAGCAGGCGAAGGCCACCGATGATTCCGGCCAGGGCAAGGCCCGCCGCCGTCACGGTGCCGTGTGGGACCCGACCGACATCCTGCGCGCGACAAAGCCGCCCTCCCGGAACTGA
- the accB gene encoding acetyl-CoA carboxylase biotin carboxyl carrier protein codes for MASFDIDGDLVRKLADLLRETGLSEIEFAEGEKRIRVTRPTAAQTVAVQAAPVLAAAPVVAAPAAPAGKPASHPGAVTSPMVGTAYLAAEPGGTPFVRPGDVVKAGQTVLIIEAMKVMNPIKAPRGGTVAEVLVSDAQPVEFGEVLLIIE; via the coding sequence ATGGCGAGCTTCGACATCGACGGCGATCTGGTCCGCAAGCTGGCGGACCTCCTGCGTGAGACGGGCTTGAGCGAGATCGAGTTCGCCGAGGGCGAAAAGCGCATCCGCGTCACCCGCCCGACCGCCGCCCAGACGGTCGCCGTCCAGGCCGCCCCGGTCCTGGCGGCCGCCCCGGTGGTGGCCGCCCCGGCCGCTCCGGCGGGCAAGCCGGCGAGCCATCCGGGCGCCGTGACCTCGCCGATGGTCGGCACCGCCTATCTGGCGGCCGAGCCGGGCGGCACGCCCTTCGTCCGTCCGGGCGACGTGGTCAAGGCCGGCCAGACCGTGTTGATCATCGAGGCGATGAAGGTCATGAACCCGATCAAGGCGCCGCGTGGCGGCACCGTGGCCGAGGTGCTGGTGTCCGACGCCCAGCCGGTCGAATTCGGCGAAGTTCTCCTCATCATCGAGTAA
- the aroQ gene encoding type II 3-dehydroquinate dehydratase, whose product MAIDASILVLNGPNLNMLGVREPQIYGSMTLDDLEAACHERADTLGLTVDFRQSNHEGELVSWIQQARTENDGIVINAGAYTHTSVAIMDSLILSELPVIEVHLSNIFKREPVRHHSYISPVARGMICGFGPHGYLLALDAIANIIDRD is encoded by the coding sequence GTGGCCATCGACGCGTCGATTCTGGTCCTCAACGGGCCTAACCTCAACATGCTGGGTGTGCGGGAGCCGCAAATCTACGGGTCGATGACCCTGGACGATCTGGAGGCCGCCTGCCACGAGCGCGCCGACACGCTGGGTCTGACCGTGGATTTCCGGCAGTCGAACCACGAGGGCGAGCTGGTTTCGTGGATTCAGCAGGCGCGCACGGAGAATGACGGCATCGTCATCAACGCCGGCGCCTACACCCACACCTCGGTGGCGATCATGGACAGTCTGATCCTGTCGGAGCTGCCGGTGATCGAGGTTCATCTGTCGAACATCTTCAAGCGCGAGCCGGTCCGTCATCACTCCTACATCTCGCCGGTGGCGAGGGGGATGATTTGCGGATTCGGGCCGCACGGGTATCTTCTGGCGCTGGACGCCATCGCGAACATCATCGACCGCGATTAA
- a CDS encoding nitrogen fixation protein NifQ, translating into MVEPTTPSLAPSLAPSLTLGPVADREGRPPEDAATDRMIFGRILALAAADPARTMTRALALSGVELAELAIRHAPQFAALIAALPDEAETGEDAIEEADLRAFLVEHGARGADEERWLGAILARRSLEPNHLWQDMGFHDRGELNTMFRRHFPALVALNAGDMKWKKFFYRQLCEREGLLLCKSPNCEVCDDVEVCFGDEAGDPLSALSRLSRNG; encoded by the coding sequence ATGGTCGAGCCCACTACCCCTTCCCTTGCCCCTTCCCTTGCCCCTTCCCTCACCCTCGGCCCCGTCGCCGATCGGGAAGGCCGCCCGCCGGAGGATGCCGCGACCGACCGCATGATCTTCGGCCGCATCCTGGCGCTCGCGGCGGCCGATCCGGCGCGGACGATGACGCGGGCGCTGGCGCTGTCCGGAGTGGAACTGGCCGAACTTGCCATCCGCCACGCCCCGCAGTTCGCCGCCTTGATCGCTGCCCTGCCGGACGAAGCGGAAACCGGTGAGGATGCCATCGAGGAGGCCGACCTGCGCGCCTTCCTGGTCGAACATGGGGCCAGGGGCGCGGACGAGGAGCGCTGGCTGGGCGCCATCCTGGCCCGCCGGTCGCTGGAGCCGAACCATCTGTGGCAGGACATGGGCTTCCACGACCGCGGCGAACTCAACACCATGTTCCGTCGCCATTTTCCGGCGCTGGTGGCGTTGAATGCCGGCGACATGAAGTGGAAGAAGTTCTTCTACCGCCAGCTTTGCGAACGGGAGGGGCTGTTGCTGTGCAAATCCCCCAACTGCGAGGTCTGCGACGACGTCGAAGTTTGTTTCGGCGACGAGGCCGGCGACCCGCTCTCCGCCCTTTCCCGCCTCTCCCGCAATGGGTAA